In one window of Spiroplasma corruscae DNA:
- a CDS encoding DegV family protein, producing MKIAIIVDSSSGIKDMSHYKDLYLVPLMITKEDGTQIEDDESFSNEEFYKLNKEQVLKTSQSIPETMLNKWDELLKDYDKVICLLISKGLSGQYNTFKMFSNEEEYKNKVFVVDTNGVSILIKRQVKYIYKLMDHKKSIEEIINSIENISSNLLGYIIPKNLSQLVRGGRISKAAAGLARILRITPILKYDGTIDKEGKTRTFKKAVSNALDLIKKNNQNNLELDIACSKSDEETINLVKKVVEEKGFKVGIWENIPNVVTCHTGEETFAFIPNLY from the coding sequence ATGAAAATTGCAATAATTGTTGATTCATCAAGTGGGATAAAGGATATGAGTCATTATAAAGATTTATACTTGGTTCCATTAATGATAACAAAAGAGGATGGAACTCAAATCGAAGATGATGAAAGTTTTTCAAATGAAGAGTTTTATAAATTAAATAAGGAGCAAGTTTTAAAAACTTCTCAATCGATTCCAGAAACAATGTTAAACAAATGAGATGAGTTATTAAAAGATTATGACAAAGTAATTTGTTTACTAATATCAAAAGGTTTATCAGGTCAATACAATACTTTTAAAATGTTTAGTAATGAAGAAGAATATAAGAATAAGGTATTCGTAGTAGATACCAATGGTGTGAGTATTCTAATAAAGAGACAAGTCAAATACATTTATAAATTAATGGATCATAAAAAAAGTATAGAAGAAATTATTAATAGTATTGAAAATATTAGCAGTAATTTATTAGGTTATATAATTCCTAAAAACTTATCTCAGTTAGTTAGAGGTGGTAGAATAAGTAAAGCAGCAGCAGGATTAGCAAGAATTCTTAGAATAACTCCAATATTAAAATATGATGGAACTATTGATAAGGAAGGCAAAACTAGAACTTTTAAAAAAGCTGTATCAAATGCACTTGATCTAATAAAGAAGAATAATCAAAACAATTTAGAACTAGATATAGCTTGTTCTAAAAGTGATGAAGAAACAATCAACTTAGTTAAAAAAGTTGTAGAAGAAAAAGGATTTAAAGTTGGAATCTGAGAAAACATACCAAATGTTGTAACTTGTCACACAGGAGAAGAAACATTTGCATTTATTCCAAATTTATACTAG
- the ytpR gene encoding YtpR family tRNA-binding protein — MKIFLNYLNKFRCISLAINNKEVTNTETKNNIVTLYNYDEVIGYNILNIDLNDVENKLENKELQKLTKELLKNNGIDINFEDQFIVVKVIDCENIPNTHLSNCKVFDGKEYLQIVCGARNVRKEMFTVLATIGSWLPNGMQIKKGKLAGIDSFGMLCSKKELNINSPKINDEGIIDLTLSENNVGKSVWEII; from the coding sequence ATGAAAATCTTTTTAAATTATCTAAATAAATTTAGATGTATTAGTTTAGCAATAAATAATAAAGAAGTAACCAACACAGAAACTAAGAATAATATAGTAACGTTATATAATTATGATGAAGTAATAGGTTATAACATATTAAACATTGACCTTAACGATGTTGAAAATAAATTAGAAAATAAAGAACTCCAAAAATTAACAAAAGAATTACTGAAAAATAATGGTATAGATATTAATTTTGAAGATCAGTTTATCGTAGTTAAGGTAATTGATTGCGAAAACATCCCAAATACACATCTTTCAAATTGCAAAGTTTTCGATGGTAAAGAATATTTACAAATAGTATGTGGTGCAAGAAATGTAAGAAAAGAAATGTTTACTGTTTTAGCTACAATAGGATCTTGACTACCTAATGGGATGCAAATCAAAAAAGGAAAACTTGCTGGAATAGACTCATTTGGTATGCTTTGTTCTAAAAAAGAGCTAAATATTAATAGTCCCAAAATCAATGATGAGGGTATTATCGACCTAACACTCTCAGAAAATAATGTAGGTAAATCAGTATGAGAAATAATTTAA
- a CDS encoding nicotinate phosphoribosyltransferase — MRNNLIKPNFYIDKRVYDDYYIADYFVKTRKIIQKFHPDTIFTMQWFQRNDGVFFCGSEIIKDLLVKSGVKNIIVDYLEEGSIINSNEPVLRITGKYESFCHLEGLIDGILSRATTVANNAYHIKIAANNKMIINMNDRMDLYLNQQIDGYASYTAGLINLVTPASFEYINIECNLQGTMPHSLIAAFDGDIIAASKAYNQTYPNNKLVVLVDYNNDVITDSIKVCKAMNGKVWAVRIDTSANLIDNSLQKLGKTTNEYKGVNVELVNLLRDELDKNGYNDVKIIVSSGFNIKKIELFENNNSKVDIYGVGEALTINKISFTGDVVKINGKDQSKFGRKYMESFRLKSIKY; from the coding sequence ATGAGAAATAATTTAATTAAACCTAATTTTTATATAGATAAGAGAGTTTATGATGACTATTATATAGCTGATTACTTTGTAAAGACTAGAAAAATAATTCAAAAGTTTCATCCTGATACTATTTTTACTATGCAATGATTCCAAAGAAATGACGGAGTATTTTTTTGTGGCTCAGAAATAATAAAAGATTTATTGGTAAAAAGTGGAGTAAAAAATATTATAGTTGATTATTTAGAAGAAGGATCAATAATTAATTCAAATGAACCAGTATTAAGAATTACTGGTAAGTACGAAAGCTTTTGTCATTTAGAAGGACTAATTGATGGAATTTTATCAAGAGCTACTACAGTTGCTAATAATGCATATCATATTAAAATAGCTGCAAATAATAAAATGATAATAAATATGAATGATAGAATGGATTTGTATTTAAACCAACAAATTGATGGTTATGCTTCTTATACAGCCGGATTGATAAATCTTGTTACTCCTGCATCATTTGAATATATAAATATTGAATGCAATTTGCAAGGTACTATGCCTCATTCTTTAATCGCTGCATTTGATGGTGATATAATTGCAGCCTCAAAAGCTTATAATCAAACTTATCCAAATAATAAATTAGTTGTATTAGTTGATTATAATAACGATGTTATAACTGATAGTATAAAAGTTTGTAAAGCTATGAATGGAAAAGTTTGAGCCGTTAGAATTGATACATCTGCTAATCTAATTGATAATTCATTGCAAAAACTTGGTAAAACTACTAATGAATATAAAGGAGTTAATGTTGAATTAGTAAATTTATTAAGAGACGAGTTAGACAAAAATGGTTATAACGACGTTAAAATAATAGTCTCTTCAGGATTTAACATTAAAAAAATTGAACTATTTGAAAATAATAATTCAAAAGTAGATATTTATGGCGTTGGAGAAGCACTAACAATTAATAAAATTAGTTTTACAGGAGATGTAGTTAAAATAAATGGAAAAGATCAATCTAAATTTGGAAGAAAATATATGGAATCTTTTAGACTTAAAAGTATAAAATATTAG
- the tyrS gene encoding tyrosine--tRNA ligase, with protein MSAKNVIEDLKQRKLLKQVTNEEKVLDAQNKKKSVYCGFDPTADSLHVGHLIQLLNLKRFSKFGFNPIAIIGGATAMIGDPSFKSQERILLDIKVVNENIKGILLQIKKLIPEVSILNNADWLNKITLIDFLRDIGKHFNLANLLAKDNISSRIEKGLSITEFSYTMLQAYDFSHLYKNYDCMVQIGGSDQWGNITSGTDYISSLYGSANSKACGLTINLLTKKDGVKFGKTESGTIWLDKNKTSEYEFYQFFLNQDDQDCETLLNYLTLLPVEEIKSILESHTKEPHKRIAQKKLSEEMTKFVHGEEGYQKALEISTAFFSGDLASLNKEHLLSLFQTFDIIKVESGLNILDFLIKTQIVSSNREGRELLRDKAISISFMNDFTQDFVIDENSLLVDSFLLVKKGKKKYFVVELVS; from the coding sequence ATGAGTGCTAAGAATGTTATAGAAGATTTAAAGCAAAGAAAACTCCTTAAACAAGTTACTAATGAAGAAAAAGTATTAGATGCACAAAATAAAAAAAAGTCTGTTTATTGTGGTTTTGATCCAACAGCAGATTCTCTTCATGTAGGTCATTTAATTCAGTTGTTAAATCTTAAAAGGTTTTCTAAATTTGGGTTTAATCCTATAGCAATAATTGGTGGAGCAACCGCAATGATTGGTGACCCTAGTTTTAAAAGTCAAGAAAGAATATTATTAGATATTAAGGTTGTTAATGAAAATATTAAAGGAATATTGTTACAGATTAAAAAACTTATCCCTGAAGTAAGTATATTAAATAATGCTGATTGATTAAATAAAATTACACTAATTGACTTTTTAAGAGATATAGGTAAACACTTTAATTTAGCAAATTTACTTGCAAAAGATAATATATCTTCAAGAATCGAAAAAGGTTTAAGTATTACTGAGTTTAGTTATACAATGTTACAAGCATATGACTTTAGTCATCTTTATAAAAACTATGATTGCATGGTTCAAATTGGTGGTTCAGACCAATGGGGTAATATTACAAGTGGAACGGATTACATATCTAGTTTATATGGAAGTGCAAACTCAAAAGCCTGCGGTCTTACTATTAATCTTTTAACAAAAAAAGATGGTGTTAAGTTTGGTAAAACTGAATCTGGTACTATATGGTTAGATAAAAATAAAACAAGCGAATATGAGTTTTATCAGTTCTTTTTAAATCAAGATGACCAAGATTGTGAAACATTACTTAACTACTTAACACTTCTACCTGTTGAAGAAATTAAAAGTATATTAGAATCCCATACAAAAGAACCTCACAAAAGAATTGCACAAAAAAAGTTATCAGAAGAAATGACAAAGTTTGTACATGGTGAAGAAGGATATCAAAAAGCTTTAGAAATATCTACTGCATTTTTTAGTGGTGATTTAGCTTCTTTGAATAAAGAGCATTTATTGTCTTTATTTCAAACATTTGATATTATAAAAGTTGAAAGTGGTTTAAATATATTAGATTTTTTGATAAAGACTCAAATAGTATCCTCAAATAGAGAGGGTAGAGAATTACTTAGAGACAAAGCTATTTCGATAAGTTTTATGAATGATTTCACTCAAGATTTTGTTATTGATGAAAATAGTTTGTTAGTAGATAGTTTTTTACTTGTTAAAAAGGGTAAAAAAAAGTATTTTGTTGTAGAGTTAGTCTCTTAG
- the pgsA gene encoding CDP-diacylglycerol--glycerol-3-phosphate 3-phosphatidyltransferase yields MNIANKITISRLFLIPIIIVLFLLSPKFYNVLDQSININDFHLPITDLVAGVLFIIASLTDFLDGYVARKLNQVTTFGKFFDAIADKLLTNSVIVLFSAAKVIPVWIGIILICRDFLIDVLRMILASNNVVLAANKMGKYRAAIIMIGLSILFFISYKNFSIVDIGYLYGEYGLINQMLLLPIYVGTILSISSAINYLVISKKALIKQTNE; encoded by the coding sequence ATGAATATTGCAAATAAAATAACTATTTCAAGATTATTCTTGATACCAATAATAATTGTTCTGTTTTTATTGTCTCCAAAATTCTATAATGTTCTAGATCAATCAATAAATATTAATGATTTTCATCTACCAATAACTGATTTAGTAGCAGGAGTATTATTTATTATAGCTTCATTAACTGATTTTCTTGATGGTTACGTAGCAAGAAAACTAAATCAAGTGACTACATTCGGTAAGTTTTTTGATGCAATAGCAGATAAGTTATTAACTAACTCAGTTATTGTACTATTCAGTGCTGCAAAAGTTATTCCTGTTTGAATTGGAATTATACTAATTTGTAGGGATTTTTTAATAGATGTATTAAGAATGATACTTGCATCAAATAATGTTGTTTTAGCCGCAAATAAAATGGGTAAATATAGAGCTGCTATTATAATGATTGGTTTATCAATTCTATTCTTTATATCATACAAAAACTTTTCAATTGTAGATATCGGTTATTTATATGGAGAATATGGATTAATTAATCAAATGTTATTACTACCTATTTATGTAGGAACTATCTTATCTATATCATCTGCAATAAATTATTTGGTTATCAGTAAAAAAGCCTTAATAAAGCAAACTAATGAATAA
- the rpsD gene encoding 30S ribosomal protein S4, with amino-acid sequence MSRYRGSIFKKARRYGFSVLETGKEFSKGKKRVSAPGQHGSRRSKLSGYGQQLQEKQKVKFMYGVTERQFRNTYARAKKVTGITGTNFLRLLESRLDNIVYRMGLAQTRQGARQLVTHGHILVNNKKLDIPSYTVQVGDIISVKDKMKKNEKIVEALASNVSTVDFVKFDKAKLSGTFDRLPERNELNQEINEALIVEWYNRLIK; translated from the coding sequence ATGTCAAGATATAGAGGATCGATTTTTAAAAAAGCTAGAAGATATGGATTTTCTGTTTTAGAAACAGGAAAAGAGTTTTCTAAAGGTAAAAAAAGAGTAAGTGCTCCTGGTCAACATGGATCAAGAAGAAGTAAATTATCAGGTTATGGTCAACAATTACAAGAAAAGCAAAAAGTTAAATTTATGTATGGTGTAACTGAAAGACAATTTAGAAACACTTATGCGAGAGCGAAAAAAGTAACTGGTATAACTGGTACTAATTTCTTAAGATTATTAGAATCAAGATTAGATAATATAGTTTATAGAATGGGTCTTGCTCAAACTAGACAAGGCGCTAGACAATTAGTTACACATGGACATATATTAGTAAATAATAAAAAATTAGATATTCCATCATATACTGTACAAGTTGGAGATATTATTTCTGTTAAAGACAAAATGAAAAAAAATGAAAAAATTGTTGAAGCATTAGCTTCAAATGTATCAACAGTAGACTTTGTTAAATTTGATAAGGCAAAACTATCTGGAACTTTCGATAGATTACCAGAACGTAATGAACTAAATCAAGAAATAAACGAGGCTTTAATTGTTGAGTGATATAACAGATTAATTAAATAA
- a CDS encoding septation ring formation regulator EzrA, with the protein MYLVWDLNNVFSKNSNIIFLSIFLVCLFILLITLIYVSIYRKQMQTIAKSLDLIKDIKNSPLKYRIERISKIYDETGNFETEFMVWRTKYEILYEKEFLKLFIDFHKLLESKKTSKVRVSNINLYKNIYNRLIAVNKNVHLIYIEIMNSLEMEFIQRDALTYQKELFRDLKEEIIMTTFRDLQIDDKKLASTIESIEELFADFYNMLNMGLYKESWEELLKIDQSLIFLIELLDSIPYIISTIQNVIPRQLIDLKNKYVTFGNNKGKLQYNANKFSDLENEVDKLRVTINNEILKLQYKKAYNYLETIFDKINEFKIIIEEEDNIKTFFENRIDNIRQIFIDVENAVHSLNRKFNVIEPYTKTPSQEKMDFELVRKNFFSTKNKWDLILSDIDIAISKGSSIDFINLKERLLVEMTSLVDIIEGLEKSIKIISRKSVNTESLVNQVIFIKSCLSQCKVKIKQYKSIEELEIFSETIEDLFTQVSKYNKAMLTRINSQDERQKVSELIESILKNVTVLITDLNDTIFLDYISQEIMIYLERYVGEFKEIENVIYSCEDLFKRRNLEQLIGYALDILLKIKNKKN; encoded by the coding sequence ATGTATTTAGTATGGGATTTGAACAATGTGTTCTCTAAAAATAGTAATATTATTTTTTTATCTATTTTTTTGGTGTGCTTATTTATACTACTAATAACACTTATATATGTATCAATTTATAGAAAACAAATGCAAACAATTGCCAAATCATTAGACTTAATAAAAGATATAAAAAACTCACCACTAAAATATAGAATCGAAAGAATATCAAAAATATATGATGAGACAGGTAATTTTGAGACTGAGTTTATGGTATGAAGAACAAAATATGAAATACTATATGAGAAAGAGTTTTTAAAATTATTTATTGACTTTCATAAATTATTAGAAAGTAAAAAAACATCAAAAGTAAGAGTATCAAATATTAATTTATATAAGAACATTTATAATAGATTAATTGCTGTGAATAAAAACGTACATTTAATATACATCGAAATAATGAACTCACTTGAAATGGAGTTTATTCAAAGAGATGCATTAACATATCAAAAAGAATTATTTAGAGATTTAAAAGAAGAAATAATTATGACAACTTTTAGAGATTTGCAAATTGATGATAAAAAGTTAGCTTCAACTATTGAATCGATTGAAGAACTATTTGCAGATTTTTATAATATGCTAAATATGGGTCTTTATAAAGAGAGCTGAGAAGAACTACTTAAAATAGATCAATCACTAATATTCTTGATTGAGCTTTTAGACTCTATACCGTATATAATCTCAACTATTCAAAATGTAATACCAAGACAACTCATTGATTTAAAAAATAAGTATGTTACATTCGGAAACAATAAAGGAAAATTACAATATAATGCTAATAAGTTTTCTGATTTAGAAAATGAAGTTGATAAATTAAGGGTTACCATTAATAACGAAATTTTGAAACTACAATATAAAAAAGCTTATAATTATTTAGAAACTATCTTTGATAAAATTAATGAATTTAAAATAATTATAGAAGAAGAAGATAATATTAAAACATTCTTTGAAAATAGAATCGATAATATTAGACAAATATTTATAGATGTGGAAAATGCTGTTCATAGTTTAAATAGAAAGTTTAATGTCATTGAGCCTTATACAAAAACTCCATCACAAGAAAAAATGGATTTTGAGTTAGTAAGAAAAAACTTTTTCAGTACAAAAAATAAATGAGATTTAATATTATCTGACATTGACATCGCCATAAGCAAAGGAAGCTCGATTGATTTTATTAATCTAAAAGAGAGATTATTAGTAGAAATGACTTCCTTAGTTGATATAATTGAAGGTTTGGAAAAATCAATAAAAATTATATCAAGAAAAAGTGTTAATACAGAGTCTCTAGTAAACCAAGTTATTTTTATTAAGTCATGCCTATCTCAATGTAAAGTAAAAATAAAGCAATATAAATCAATTGAAGAATTGGAAATATTCTCAGAAACTATAGAAGATTTATTCACACAAGTCTCAAAATATAATAAAGCAATGTTAACAAGAATTAACTCACAAGATGAAAGACAAAAAGTTTCAGAATTAATAGAAAGTATCTTAAAAAATGTAACTGTACTTATAACTGATTTGAATGATACAATTTTTTTAGACTATATTTCACAAGAAATAATGATATATTTAGAAAGATATGTTGGAGAGTTTAAAGAAATAGAAAATGTAATTTATTCATGTGAAGATTTATTTAAACGAAGAAATCTTGAACAGTTAATTGGATATGCATTAGATATTTTATTAAAAATTAAAAATAAAAAAAATTAA
- the thiI gene encoding tRNA uracil 4-sulfurtransferase ThiI codes for MTNILIRYGELTLKGQNKKLFITKLIRNIKVKLNYFKDKIEYIKDTKSLIISLNDSNQLDKVLGILKNIFGIYSLSVIEVVNNNEEEILAKTLEIAKNLTPGTFKIEVKRVEKSFKIGSQELKILIASNILTHTNHLKVNVKEPDHLINVVLKKMGTQIFIDRIKGLKGLPVGTSGTALSLLSGGIDSPVASFLSMKRGLTVSYIHFMTPPHTSEKALDKVFKLVEKLQKYNTNDFQFFVCDFSDILTELMHIKNESYRITIMRRMFVKIANIICQQNSFNCLLTGESLGQVASQTIESINTINCVSNLPIIRPLITMDKEEIIDISKSIDTYETSILPFDDVCSMYVPKSPVTKPKIFVAENQEEGLLLNELIKHTINNKIKTYVWKDGELVEKEKS; via the coding sequence ATGACTAATATACTTATAAGGTATGGTGAATTAACACTAAAAGGGCAAAATAAAAAATTATTCATAACAAAGTTAATAAGAAATATAAAAGTAAAATTAAATTATTTTAAAGATAAAATTGAATATATTAAAGATACCAAAAGTCTTATAATATCTTTGAATGACAGTAATCAATTAGATAAAGTTTTAGGTATTCTTAAAAATATATTTGGGATATATTCTTTATCAGTCATTGAAGTAGTGAATAATAATGAAGAGGAGATATTAGCTAAAACACTTGAAATAGCAAAAAACCTAACTCCAGGAACATTTAAAATAGAAGTAAAAAGGGTTGAGAAGAGTTTTAAAATTGGCTCACAAGAATTAAAAATTTTGATTGCTTCAAATATTCTAACTCATACTAATCATTTAAAGGTAAATGTAAAAGAACCTGATCATTTAATTAATGTGGTTTTAAAAAAAATGGGCACACAAATTTTTATAGATAGAATAAAAGGATTGAAAGGATTACCAGTTGGAACAAGCGGTACAGCTCTTTCTTTACTAAGTGGTGGTATTGATTCTCCTGTAGCAAGTTTTCTCTCTATGAAAAGAGGACTTACAGTTTCTTATATTCATTTTATGACCCCGCCACATACTAGTGAAAAAGCATTAGATAAAGTGTTTAAACTTGTAGAAAAATTACAAAAGTATAATACAAATGACTTTCAATTTTTTGTATGTGATTTTTCAGATATATTAACTGAACTTATGCATATAAAAAATGAGTCATATAGAATAACAATAATGAGAAGAATGTTTGTTAAAATTGCAAACATAATTTGTCAACAAAATAGTTTTAATTGTTTACTAACCGGAGAATCACTAGGACAAGTAGCAAGTCAAACAATTGAATCTATAAATACAATTAACTGTGTTTCAAACCTACCAATTATTAGGCCTTTAATCACAATGGACAAAGAAGAAATTATAGACATCTCAAAAAGTATCGACACTTATGAAACTTCAATTTTACCATTTGATGATGTTTGTTCAATGTATGTACCAAAATCACCAGTAACTAAACCGAAAATATTTGTAGCTGAAAATCAAGAGGAAGGCTTATTGTTAAATGAATTAATTAAGCATACAATAAATAATAAGATTAAAACTTATGTTTGAAAAGATGGTGAATTAGTTGAGAAGGAAAAAAGTTAG
- a CDS encoding J domain-containing protein produces the protein MDDLFRIIGKILNFIFIILIFDWIFGGSRRANRRSAGSMGGDTGNDHKSYDDYSHTNKDTDSSSNYFNGFDKPSQLEEAYAVLGLSSSVSLKEVKKKYIELAKKYHPDKNKGNLEAQAKMTQINNAYDTILQHKQS, from the coding sequence ATGGATGATTTATTTAGAATAATTGGAAAAATATTAAACTTCATATTTATTATTTTAATATTTGACTGAATATTTGGAGGTTCTAGAAGAGCTAATAGAAGAAGTGCAGGAAGTATGGGTGGTGATACTGGTAATGATCATAAATCATATGATGACTACTCACACACAAATAAAGATACTGACTCTTCATCAAACTATTTTAATGGTTTTGACAAACCCTCTCAACTTGAAGAAGCATATGCAGTTCTTGGATTAAGTAGTAGCGTTTCATTAAAAGAAGTCAAAAAAAAATACATAGAACTTGCAAAAAAATATCATCCTGATAAAAATAAAGGAAACCTAGAAGCTCAAGCAAAAATGACACAAATTAATAATGCTTATGATACAATATTGCAACATAAGCAAAGTTAA
- a CDS encoding ATP-binding cassette domain-containing protein: MKTNIAIEVTDLNKKFKSGYGIENINFKVEYGKVFGYLGPNGAGKSTTLRILMGFIKSDSGKSSIHYFKENNKEISIDELISYDSWTDSQKIQKKLGYVPGEIAFPIHMTGTELLKQVFKLRNMTNWDVVKKYIEYWEFNPNIKIKKMSKGMKQKVALIIAWMHNPDVIVLDEPTTGLDPLMQDKFIKLVKKTKEEGKAIILSSHIFSEIEKTCDYVSIIKRGKIISTINIKDIQYNDEKKYEISFKNKLGEKELESNDWKILETEKNSIYLVIENNKINTLLKKLSSYEVEFIKEHPLDLEQYFMKYYQNEVEKDVINTDNEYIPKKTNGKEHKISLELIKDTSKKSVYLWLFMTLLPILMIITSFIVVLNNPNFIEQINNGKTTWDMVINNLVVKLIASTTGIVYLLMLVYILVTGNGLIASEVEKGTLVNLLTTNQSRKSVVLSKIFTFVSYLSLSCLLFYITTIIGIISTGHSENINYAVITLYFVGLFLLLLMMSSISFIASSYFNKSAYSLSFAGGIIILFYVLFFIAQIDESVNFFKYLTLNTLYRTDYNKTNELIKYLPQDIVMLLISIGLYTSGYFIFIKKDLPL; this comes from the coding sequence ATGAAAACAAATATAGCGATCGAAGTAACTGACTTAAATAAAAAGTTTAAAAGTGGTTATGGTATAGAGAATATTAATTTTAAAGTAGAATACGGAAAAGTTTTTGGGTATTTAGGACCAAACGGCGCAGGTAAGTCTACAACATTAAGAATATTAATGGGATTTATTAAATCAGATAGTGGTAAATCAAGCATTCATTATTTTAAAGAAAACAATAAAGAAATTAGCATTGATGAGTTGATATCATATGACTCTTGAACCGATTCACAGAAAATACAAAAAAAATTAGGTTATGTACCAGGAGAAATAGCATTTCCAATTCATATGACAGGTACAGAATTATTAAAACAAGTTTTTAAACTTAGAAATATGACAAATTGAGATGTTGTAAAAAAATATATAGAATATTGAGAATTTAATCCAAATATAAAGATTAAGAAAATGTCAAAAGGGATGAAGCAAAAAGTTGCATTGATTATAGCATGAATGCATAATCCTGATGTAATTGTTTTAGATGAACCCACAACTGGTTTGGACCCTTTAATGCAGGATAAGTTTATTAAACTTGTTAAAAAAACAAAAGAAGAGGGTAAAGCAATAATACTTTCATCTCATATCTTTTCGGAAATTGAAAAAACATGTGATTATGTATCTATTATTAAAAGAGGAAAGATCATATCAACTATCAATATAAAAGATATACAATATAATGACGAAAAAAAATATGAGATTTCATTTAAAAATAAATTAGGAGAAAAAGAGTTAGAATCTAATGATTGAAAAATATTAGAAACTGAAAAGAATTCAATATATTTAGTTATAGAAAACAATAAAATTAATACTTTATTAAAGAAGCTTTCTTCATACGAAGTAGAGTTTATTAAAGAGCATCCTTTAGATTTGGAACAATATTTTATGAAGTATTATCAAAATGAAGTTGAAAAAGACGTCATAAATACTGATAATGAATATATTCCAAAAAAAACTAATGGAAAAGAACATAAAATATCATTGGAACTAATAAAAGACACATCAAAAAAATCAGTTTACCTGTGGCTGTTTATGACTTTGTTACCAATATTAATGATTATAACGTCATTTATAGTTGTTTTAAATAACCCTAATTTTATAGAACAAATCAATAATGGGAAAACAACTTGAGATATGGTTATTAATAACTTAGTAGTGAAGTTAATTGCAAGTACAACTGGTATTGTATATTTATTAATGCTTGTATATATATTGGTCACTGGAAACGGACTTATTGCTAGCGAAGTTGAAAAAGGTACACTTGTAAATTTATTAACTACTAATCAATCAAGAAAAAGCGTAGTATTAAGTAAAATATTTACTTTTGTTTCCTATTTATCATTAAGTTGTTTATTGTTTTACATAACAACAATTATTGGTATTATATCAACTGGTCATAGTGAAAACATTAACTACGCAGTTATAACTCTATATTTTGTAGGATTATTTTTATTATTATTAATGATGTCTTCAATTAGTTTTATAGCAAGTAGTTACTTTAATAAATCAGCTTATTCATTGTCTTTTGCGGGTGGTATTATAATATTATTTTATGTTTTATTCTTTATTGCACAAATTGATGAATCAGTTAACTTCTTTAAATATTTAACTTTAAATACTTTATACAGAACTGATTATAATAAAACAAACGAGCTTATAAAATACTTACCACAAGATATTGTAATGTTATTAATATCAATTGGATTATATACATCTGGATATTTTATATTTATAAAAAAAGACCTGCCTTTATAG